The following coding sequences are from one Streptomyces dengpaensis window:
- a CDS encoding CocE/NonD family hydrolase, with translation MSDGVELLADVYRPEGAGGPYPVLLQRTPYGKQGAQSETAFAHPAWYAHQGFIVVVQDVRGRYASGGEFYPFRDEGRDGYDAVEWAAGLPGSNGRVGMYGFSYAGFTQLLAAVEQPPSLAAISPAMTNSQAYEGWTHNKGAFAYAFNAFWSSYLGIAEAVRRGDQERIEALSGALMHAPDNFWMAPEAFPALDRDITPYYFDWIEHPTYDDYWARWSIDSDYSRIQVPALHVAGLYDVFVSGTKRNFVGLRSGASTAEVAARQKFVVAPFHHMPWYPVVEVEDANSKVVDDWQVRFFTETLKETGTGTFESPVSTYVLGAGWRDFSAWPPQEAKMERLFLHSGGRANTRFGDGTLDTQTPGDELPDLYIYDPNAPVMSEGGHSCCVEELTPMGPACQCQREKARGLLVYTTAPQERDVDVVGDVTLTLYAASSAADTDWTARLCLVDEDGCSRNLQEGIVRAAFRESLTTPQPITPGEVYEYVIDLGPVSARVPAGARLRIDVTSSDFPQWARNSNSGYPGDGVPQVATQTVLHTAEYPSHLTLPMVPA, from the coding sequence TTGAGCGACGGTGTCGAACTGCTCGCAGATGTATACCGCCCGGAAGGGGCAGGAGGGCCCTACCCCGTTCTGCTGCAACGCACCCCGTACGGGAAGCAGGGCGCCCAGTCGGAGACGGCGTTCGCGCACCCGGCCTGGTACGCCCATCAGGGGTTCATCGTCGTCGTCCAGGACGTACGGGGGCGGTACGCATCGGGGGGCGAGTTCTACCCGTTCCGTGACGAGGGCCGTGACGGCTACGACGCCGTAGAGTGGGCGGCCGGCCTGCCCGGGTCGAACGGCCGGGTCGGAATGTACGGGTTCTCCTACGCCGGGTTCACCCAGCTCCTGGCCGCGGTCGAGCAGCCGCCCAGTCTGGCCGCGATCAGCCCGGCCATGACGAATTCCCAGGCCTACGAGGGATGGACCCACAACAAGGGTGCCTTCGCCTACGCGTTCAACGCCTTTTGGTCCTCCTACCTGGGCATCGCCGAAGCGGTCCGGCGCGGAGACCAGGAGCGTATAGAGGCGCTCAGTGGCGCCCTGATGCACGCGCCGGACAACTTCTGGATGGCTCCGGAGGCCTTTCCCGCCCTCGACCGGGACATCACGCCCTACTACTTCGACTGGATCGAGCACCCTACGTACGACGACTACTGGGCGCGCTGGTCCATCGACAGCGACTACAGCCGCATCCAGGTGCCGGCACTGCATGTAGCCGGTCTCTACGACGTGTTCGTGTCAGGGACCAAGCGCAACTTCGTCGGACTCCGCAGCGGCGCGAGCACCGCCGAGGTCGCCGCCCGGCAGAAGTTCGTGGTGGCACCCTTCCACCACATGCCCTGGTACCCCGTTGTCGAGGTGGAGGACGCGAACTCCAAGGTCGTCGACGACTGGCAGGTGCGGTTCTTCACGGAGACGCTCAAAGAGACGGGCACCGGCACCTTCGAATCTCCGGTCAGTACCTACGTCCTCGGCGCGGGCTGGCGTGACTTCTCGGCCTGGCCGCCGCAAGAGGCCAAGATGGAGCGGCTCTTCCTGCACTCGGGAGGACGCGCCAACACCCGCTTCGGCGACGGCACCCTGGACACCCAGACGCCGGGTGACGAGTTGCCCGACCTCTACATCTACGACCCGAACGCGCCGGTCATGAGCGAGGGTGGCCATTCCTGCTGTGTCGAGGAACTGACGCCGATGGGCCCGGCCTGCCAGTGCCAGCGTGAGAAAGCCAGGGGCCTGCTCGTCTACACGACAGCTCCCCAGGAGCGGGATGTGGACGTGGTCGGCGATGTGACGCTGACCCTCTACGCGGCCTCTTCGGCCGCCGACACCGACTGGACCGCGCGCCTGTGCCTGGTCGACGAGGACGGCTGCTCGCGCAACCTGCAGGAGGGCATCGTGCGGGCCGCCTTCCGCGAGTCCCTGACCACGCCGCAGCCCATCACGCCGGGCGAGGTCTATGAGTACGTCATCGATCTGGGTCCGGTGTCGGCTCGCGTCCCGGCCGGGGCGCGGCTGCGCATCGACGTCACGAGCTCGGACTTCCCGCAGTGGGCGCGGAACTCCAACTCCGGCTACCCCGGCGACGGAGTGCCTCAGGTGGCCACCCAGACCGTCCTGCACACGGCGGAGTATCCCTCCCACCTCAC
- a CDS encoding alkene reductase — protein MTTALAPYDLGRLRLANRIVMAPMTRSRAYGPGQSPTDLMATYYAQRASAGLIVTEGAQPTVVGQGYPDTPGVYSAEQVVAWRKVTDAVHAEGGVIFLQLMHTGRVGHPSLMGRTPVCPSEVTAKGQVYTHEGPQDFVTPHELTVAEIEETIADFAAAARNAIEAGFDGVELHGANGYLIHQFLAPNSNQRTDAWGGTPERRIRFAVEVTKAVAEAIGAERVGLRISPGNPFNDIDESDWADVEATYTALVDTLAPLGLAYLHQLEAPEARDLVVRLRKAWPGTFILNPFTGTEPTGPDALNLIEDGTADLIAYGALFLANPDLPARLAVGGPFNTPDPATFYGGDHRGYTDYPALS, from the coding sequence ATGACGACGGCTCTTGCTCCGTACGACCTCGGGCGTCTTCGCCTGGCGAACCGCATCGTGATGGCTCCGATGACGCGCAGCCGTGCCTACGGTCCGGGACAGAGCCCGACGGACCTGATGGCGACCTACTACGCCCAGCGGGCGAGCGCCGGGCTGATCGTCACCGAGGGCGCGCAGCCGACCGTGGTGGGCCAGGGCTACCCCGACACCCCGGGTGTGTACTCCGCGGAGCAGGTCGTGGCCTGGCGCAAGGTCACCGATGCGGTGCACGCCGAGGGCGGCGTGATCTTCTTGCAGCTCATGCACACCGGCCGGGTCGGCCACCCGAGTCTGATGGGCCGGACCCCCGTCTGCCCGTCCGAGGTCACGGCCAAGGGTCAGGTTTACACGCATGAGGGGCCGCAGGACTTCGTCACCCCGCACGAGCTGACCGTGGCGGAGATCGAGGAGACCATCGCCGACTTCGCCGCGGCGGCACGCAACGCGATCGAGGCGGGCTTCGACGGCGTGGAGTTGCACGGCGCCAACGGCTACCTGATCCATCAGTTCCTCGCCCCGAACTCCAACCAGCGCACCGACGCCTGGGGCGGTACCCCCGAGCGGCGGATTCGCTTCGCCGTCGAAGTCACCAAGGCGGTCGCCGAAGCCATCGGCGCCGAGCGTGTCGGTCTGCGCATCTCGCCCGGCAACCCCTTCAACGACATCGACGAAAGCGACTGGGCAGACGTGGAGGCCACCTACACCGCCCTCGTCGACACGCTCGCGCCGCTCGGCCTGGCCTACCTGCACCAGTTGGAGGCTCCCGAGGCACGCGACCTGGTCGTGCGGCTGCGCAAGGCGTGGCCGGGCACCTTCATCCTCAACCCGTTCACCGGCACCGAGCCCACCGGCCCGGACGCGCTGAACCTCATCGAGGACGGCACCGCCGACCTGATCGCCTACGGCGCCCTGTTCCTCGCCAACCCCGACCTGCCCGCCCGCCTCGCCGTCGGCGGCCCCTTCAACACCCCCGATCCCGCCACCTTCTACGGCGGCGACCACCGCGGGTACACCGACTACCCCGCCCTGAGCTGA
- a CDS encoding MarR family winged helix-turn-helix transcriptional regulator — MNHAIFRISRLHRMLAGQLLRRVGLYPGQELVMMQLWDLGPQRPIDLVHLLGSDTATMTRTVKRLEHAGFVRRRPSTTDKRATIIEPTTASLALRNEVEEMWAELEDIAVGDLSTDEQDALLRVLTRIEDSLSRAAEGHPPLA; from the coding sequence ATGAACCACGCGATCTTCCGCATTTCCCGCCTGCACCGCATGCTCGCCGGCCAACTCCTGCGCCGCGTCGGCCTGTACCCCGGCCAGGAGCTCGTCATGATGCAGCTCTGGGACCTCGGCCCCCAGCGTCCGATCGACCTCGTACACCTGCTGGGCTCCGACACGGCCACCATGACCCGCACAGTCAAGCGGCTGGAGCATGCCGGGTTCGTCCGACGCCGCCCCAGCACCACCGACAAGCGCGCCACGATCATCGAGCCCACTACCGCCAGCCTCGCCCTGCGCAACGAAGTCGAAGAGATGTGGGCGGAACTCGAAGACATCGCCGTCGGCGACCTGAGCACCGACGAACAGGACGCCCTGCTCCGCGTTCTGACCCGCATCGAGGACAGCCTCAGCCGCGCCGCTGAAGGCCACCCCCCTCTCGCGTAG
- a CDS encoding IS630 family transposase produces MAEPVRVRRLTDQEGRRLQQIVRRGSTSSVRYRRAMMLLASAGGNRVPVIAQLVQADDDTVRDVIHRFNEIGLACLDPQWAGGRPRLLSPDDENFVIQTATTRPAKLGQPFTRWSLRKLVAYLRKVHGRVIRIGRETLRGLLARRGVTFQRTKTWKESTDPERDAKLDRIEYVLENFPDRVFAFDEFGPLGIRPTGGACWAGQGRPDRVPATYHRTHGVTYFHGCYSIGDDTLWGVNRRRKGAANSLAALKSVRAARPDGAPIYVILDNLSAHKGTKIRRWAQKNKVELCFTPTNASWANPIEAHFGPLRQFTLANSHHPNHTVQTRELHAYLRWRNTNARHPDVLAAQRKERARIRSEKGIRWGGRALADAA; encoded by the coding sequence GTGGCTGAGCCTGTCCGTGTGCGCAGACTGACCGACCAGGAGGGGCGGCGTCTGCAGCAGATCGTGCGCCGTGGCAGTACGAGTTCGGTGCGCTATCGGCGGGCGATGATGCTGCTGGCCTCGGCCGGCGGGAACCGTGTGCCGGTGATCGCCCAGCTGGTGCAGGCCGACGACGACACCGTGCGCGATGTGATCCACCGGTTCAACGAGATCGGCCTGGCCTGCCTGGACCCTCAATGGGCGGGAGGCCGTCCCCGCCTGCTCAGCCCTGACGACGAGAACTTCGTCATCCAGACGGCCACCACCCGCCCCGCCAAGCTCGGCCAGCCCTTCACCCGCTGGTCGCTGCGCAAACTCGTCGCCTACCTGCGCAAAGTCCACGGCCGGGTGATCCGAATCGGCCGCGAGACCTTACGCGGCCTGCTCGCCCGCCGCGGCGTGACCTTCCAGCGGACCAAGACCTGGAAGGAGTCCACCGACCCTGAGCGCGACGCCAAGCTCGACCGGATCGAGTACGTCCTGGAGAACTTCCCCGACCGCGTATTCGCTTTTGACGAGTTCGGCCCGCTGGGCATCCGCCCCACCGGGGGAGCCTGCTGGGCCGGGCAGGGCCGCCCCGACCGAGTCCCGGCGACCTACCACCGCACCCACGGCGTCACCTACTTCCACGGCTGCTACTCGATCGGCGACGACACCTTGTGGGGCGTCAACCGCCGTCGCAAGGGAGCGGCCAACAGCCTGGCCGCACTCAAGTCCGTCCGGGCCGCCCGCCCGGACGGCGCCCCGATCTACGTGATCCTGGACAACCTCTCCGCGCACAAGGGCACGAAGATCCGCCGGTGGGCGCAGAAGAACAAGGTCGAGCTGTGCTTCACCCCGACCAACGCCTCCTGGGCCAACCCGATCGAGGCGCACTTCGGGCCACTGCGGCAGTTCACCCTCGCCAACTCCCACCATCCGAACCACACAGTCCAGACCCGTGAGCTGCACGCATACCTGCGCTGGCGCAACACCAACGCCCGCCACCCCGACGTCCTGGCCGCCCAACGCAAAGAACGCGCCCGCATCCGCAGCGAGAAAGGCATCCGCTGGGGCGGACGCGCCCTCGCCGACGCGGCCTGA